Below is a window of Cytobacillus firmus DNA.
GAGGAGCTGCTGGCATTCGTGCCAACTCTGTCCCTGATATAAAGGAAATAAAAAAACAAGTGGATCTTCCTGTAATTGGCATCATTAAACAGGTATACAAAGACCATCCTGTCTTTATTACACCAACGATGAAAGAGATCGATGCCTTAGCTGAGACAGGTGTCGAAATTATTGCAACAGATGCAACGAACCGGATTAGGCCGGATGGAAAGGATCTGAAATCGTTTTATCAGGATGTAAGATCAAAGTATCCAGATATACTGCTGATGGGCGATGTCTCTTCAGTAGAAGAAGCTATATTTGCCGATGAGCTCGGATTCGATATTGTCGCACCGACATTATACGGATATACAGAAGAGACAAACGGTTTGAAAATCGATGATCATGACTACACCGTTATTAAACAAATCGTCAAAGAAGTGAAGCATGCTAGGGTTATAGCTGAAGGAAATGTTTCAACTCCGGAAATTGCCCGTTCAGTACTGGACTTTCATGTTCACTCGGTTGTGGTTGGCGGTGCGATAACCAGACCTCAGATTATCACGAAAAGATTTGTAGATGCTATTAAAAAATAAGATCAGCTGAAAATAACTCAGTCTTCTGACTGTGTTGTTTTCAGCTTTTTGCTTTAGTGAAAAAAGGTATAGATATTTCATAGTTTTCTGCCCTTTGAATAAAAATAAGGTTAACATCTTGTATAATGAGCCTATGGATTATTAAAAAGGAGATAGAATATGGAATATCTCGGTGAAAACCTTCTTCATAGCATAGCCTGCTCTATGGAGAAATTTACAATCTCGGAGTCGGACTTAGCAAAGTATATAATTGAAAATCCGGATGAAATCAGCCAAATGTCTATTAATCAAATCGCTAAAAAAATTCATATTTCCCCAGCTACAATCACCCGTTTTTGTCAGAAAATCTCTTTTACAGGTTTTAATGAATTTAAGCATGAATTAAAAAGATATATCGATTTAACGAACAAACCGACTGTGTCCAGTGATATTAAGGAGATTGATTATTTTTCCAATCTCTATCAAAACCATTTGGAGATCATCGAAACGACTTTTCGAAAAATGACTTATTTTGATATTCAGCAAGCTGTTTCTCTTTTAACGGAAGCGGAGAAAGTGCATGTATATGGCATCGGCAACTCAGGGATTGCAGCACAGGAGTTTAAATGGAAGTTTTTCCGGATCGGAATCCAGGTTGAGTCGATTACAGATCCTCATCAAGCTGTCATGGATGCAGCATTAAGCTCAGACAGAAGCCTTGTCATTGGCATTTCTGTTTCAGGGAACACAAAAGAAATAATCGACGCTGTTAAAATTGCTAAGAAGCAAGGTGCGTCGGTCCTTGCCATCACAAGTGAGAAAACATCCGAACTCTCCCGGCTGGCAGATCTATCCCTTCTGGTAATGAGTAAAAGCAGTATGCATATGGGCCAGAATATTTCTCCAACGCTGCCGCTCTTCCTGCTCTTTGACCTGCTGTATACAGAACTTGTTGCAAAAGATTATGTCAATCGTGTTCAGATTCGGGATAAGACATTGAGGGCCTTGAAGGATATTTAATGAGGGGAATGGCATAAATGAAGATAAGACATGGAACAAAGAAGAGCCCTTAATGTAAAGGCTCTTTTACCGTTTCTTCACTGCTGGAAGAATTCAATGCGAATATTCCGCCGATAATCAGTATGATTCCCAGGGTCTTCATGGTGCTGAATGCTTCTCCCCATAAAATGGCGCCTATAAAAGCAGTCAACGCGGTTCCTGCACCAGACCAAATGGCATAAGCCAGGCTTAATGGAAGGGTTTTAAGACATAATGATAAGCAATAAAATGAAAGTGCATAGCCAAATACGACTCCTGCAGATGGCAGGAGCATAGTTAATCCATCCGACAGTTTGAGCATGGTAGTGGCAAAAATCTCTCCAGCGATTGAAATTGTTAAGAATACATAACCTCTCATACTAATGGCCTCCACCGCTATTCAATAAGATGACGCCGCCGACTATCAAAGCCAATCCCAGAAGCTTTTTGCCATTTATATTCTCTTTGTAGATAAAGATCCCGACTAAGGCTGTCAGCACAGTCCCGAGACCGGCCCAGATCGCATAGGCAACGCCTAGAGGCAGCGTTATTAACGATAAAGATAGCGCGTAAAAAGCGACACTGTATCCAATGATTACACCAATGGATGGCAGGAGCTTTTTAAATCCGTCTGCTGCTTTAAGCAAGGAGCTGCCAGCCACTTCACTTACAATGGCTAATGCTAAAAGAAAATAGGCATTCATATAGTCTCCCCGTTTCTTCTGCGAATGGTTTCAATTTATTTTACCTTTTCGATGGCTTCTTTTGCCAAGTATATGAATAGGTGAAACCAATTTATTTCCAAATCGTATTAATAGGTATAGTCATATTGAGACCCAAGTTGGAGGCTTGTTAATGAACTTCATAACTCGAAAAACAAAATCATTTTGGATAGATCAAATAGCCGGCAAGAGCTGTGAAATAACGGATCCATTTGATTTCTCCTGTATGGATCGATATGTTGAGGGGAAAAGGGTTGTGCTGCTGGGAGAGAGCAGCCATGGAATCGGAGATTTTT
It encodes the following:
- a CDS encoding N-acetylmannosamine-6-phosphate 2-epimerase, which produces MHQVLKQIKNGLIVSCQALEGEPLHSSFIMGRMALAAKEGGAAGIRANSVPDIKEIKKQVDLPVIGIIKQVYKDHPVFITPTMKEIDALAETGVEIIATDATNRIRPDGKDLKSFYQDVRSKYPDILLMGDVSSVEEAIFADELGFDIVAPTLYGYTEETNGLKIDDHDYTVIKQIVKEVKHARVIAEGNVSTPEIARSVLDFHVHSVVVGGAITRPQIITKRFVDAIKK
- a CDS encoding DMT family transporter, producing MNAYFLLALAIVSEVAGSSLLKAADGFKKLLPSIGVIIGYSVAFYALSLSLITLPLGVAYAIWAGLGTVLTALVGIFIYKENINGKKLLGLALIVGGVILLNSGGGH
- a CDS encoding DMT family transporter yields the protein MRGYVFLTISIAGEIFATTMLKLSDGLTMLLPSAGVVFGYALSFYCLSLCLKTLPLSLAYAIWSGAGTALTAFIGAILWGEAFSTMKTLGIILIIGGIFALNSSSSEETVKEPLH
- a CDS encoding MurR/RpiR family transcriptional regulator, giving the protein MEYLGENLLHSIACSMEKFTISESDLAKYIIENPDEISQMSINQIAKKIHISPATITRFCQKISFTGFNEFKHELKRYIDLTNKPTVSSDIKEIDYFSNLYQNHLEIIETTFRKMTYFDIQQAVSLLTEAEKVHVYGIGNSGIAAQEFKWKFFRIGIQVESITDPHQAVMDAALSSDRSLVIGISVSGNTKEIIDAVKIAKKQGASVLAITSEKTSELSRLADLSLLVMSKSSMHMGQNISPTLPLFLLFDLLYTELVAKDYVNRVQIRDKTLRALKDI